In the Mytilus trossulus isolate FHL-02 chromosome 1, PNRI_Mtr1.1.1.hap1, whole genome shotgun sequence genome, one interval contains:
- the LOC134709559 gene encoding solute carrier family 52, riboflavin transporter, member 3-B-like: MGTDAFQCKEVNIIVYLLVVLFGIGSWVDINGMFVEIPVFVQHLPEGWKLPSYLSIITQMANIGPILITVMYIVFKKHTWERVAVYAVLCTGATSCFLLSFFWKETTVVAGELHSTALLVLHFFLSLTDCTTSVLFLPFMATFKRQYMTSYFIGEGLSGLIPSMVALGQGVGQLTCKNVSIYNKADNSTSYIAQPEYHSIRFTVEEFFYFLFTMLIISILSFTVLNYTSYCKKEKVKHQDWSRKRELMNGLELTSDQNTAKLIPANDSDELIISSDQDSTCQYDQGSTRQHEHNSTRQHEQDFIRQHEQDYTRQHEQYSTCQFLTKKHSSQSIEITENNSLTRGMFTYYLVIIAWVNCLSNGTLPALQSYSTLPNGNAAYHLAATLAKISNPIACCVSCFITVKSRNGISVLTFIGTNLAGYIIYLAAKSPNPAFDNTTVGTGVVVTVWVLVTLLLTFVKVSIAGVFRAEGKRALLWIGGISQVGSATGAVITFVLVNVYEFFKSAPPCRL; the protein is encoded by the exons aTGGGTACGGACGCATTTCAATGCAAAGaagtaaatataattgtttatttactagTGGTTTTGTTTGGCATTGGATCATGGGTAGACATTAATGGAATGTTTGTAGAAATCCCTGTTTTTGTTCAACATTTACCGGAAGGATGGAAACTCCCATCATACCTCTCTATCATAACACAGATGGCAAATATTGGACCTATACTCATAACCGTAATGTATATAGTTTTCAAGAAACACACGTGGGAACGAGTTGCAGTTTATGCTGTTTTATGTACTGGGGCAACATCATGCTTTCTTCTATCGTTCTTCTGGAAAGAAACAACAGTTGTTGCAGGAGAATTACACAGCACTGCCTTGTTAGTTCTTCATTTCTTCTTGTCATTAACCGATTGTACAACATCAGTTCTATTTTTGCCGTTTATGGCCACCTTTAAACGGCAATACATGACGAGTTATTTTATCGGAGAAGGCCTTAGTGGACTAATTCCAAGCATGGTGGCACTAGGACAAGGAGTTGGCCAGCTTACATgcaaaaatgtatcaatttacaacaaagcagataaTTCGACTAGTTACATTGCACAGCCTGAATATCATAGCATACGATTTACAGTAGaagaattcttttattttttgtttactatGTTAATCATTTCAATCTTATCCTTTACCGTTTTGAATTACACGTCATactgtaaaaaagaaaaggtaaaaCACCAAGATTGGAGTAGAAAGCGGGAACTAATGAACGGCCTTGAACTCACATCAGATCAAAATACTGCTAAATTAATTCCTGCAAACGATTCAGATGAACTTATTATTTCTTCGGATCAGGATTCCACTTGTCAGTATGATCAAGGTTCCACTCGTCAGCATGAACATAATTCCACTCGCCAGCATGAGCAAGATTTCATTCGTCAGCATGAGCAAGATTACACTCGCCAGCATGAGCAATATTCCACTTGCCAGttcttgacaaagaaacacagtTCTCAGTCAATAGAAATAACTGAAAACAATAGTCTTACGCGAGGGATGTTTACATATTATTTGGTGATCATAGCATGGGTAAATTGCCTTTCCAATGGAACCCTGCCCGCACTGCAGTCATACTCAACATTACCAAACGGAAATGCGGCTTACCATTTAGCTGCTACTTTGGCAAAGATTTCGAATCCAATTGCGTGTTGTGTGTCATGTTTTATAACAGTAAAATCCAGAAATGGTATTTCAGTTTTAACGTTTATTGGAACAAACTTGGCAGGATATATCATATATCTAGCTGCTAAAAGTCCAAACCCAGCTTTTGATAATACAACAGTCGGGACAGGCGTAGTG GTCACTGTCTGGGTGTTAGTTACTTTATTATTGACGTTTGTCAAGGTCTCCATTGCTGGAGTCTTCAGAGCAGAAGGGAAACGGGCTCTGTTGTGGATCGGAGGGATTTCACAAGTTGGATCAGCGACAGGCGCAGTAATCACATTTGTATTAGTCAATGTTTATGAGTTCTTTAAAAGCGCTCCTCCTTGccgtttataa